The following are encoded together in the Lathyrus oleraceus cultivar Zhongwan6 chromosome 3, CAAS_Psat_ZW6_1.0, whole genome shotgun sequence genome:
- the LOC127128515 gene encoding RING-H2 finger protein ATL5 has product MLGSGTILVTTVIGFGMSATFIVFVCTRIICGRLRGGVESRMMYQIESRYDIEQPEHHVNDPDPEPVLLEAIPTLKFNQEAFSSIEDTQCVICLADYKEREISRIMPKCGHTFHLC; this is encoded by the exons ATGTTGGGTTCAGGGACAATTTTAGTGACAACTGTTATTGGATTTGGCATGAGTGCCACTTTCATTGTTTTTGTTTGTACAAGAATCATTTGTGGAAGACTTAGAGGTGGTGTTGAATCTAGGATGATGTATCAGATTGAATCAAGATATGATATAGAACAG CCAGAACATCATGTTAATGACCCTGATCCTGAACCAGTTCTGCTTGAAGCAATCCCCACTTTGAAGTTCAATCAAGAGGCTTTCAGTTCCATTGAAGATACACA GTGTGTAATATGTTTGGCGGACTACAAAGAAAGAGAAATATCACGAATCATGCCGAAATGCGGCCACACTTTTCATCTTTGTTGA